The nucleotide window GTGGCAGGATGCGCACATGGTCTCGAAGTTTTCCGTTTGCATGGCCCGACCGTCATCCGACGGCAGGTGGCAGGACGTGCAGGTTTCCGGCGCCTTTCCGGCACTCTCGGTGGCACCGAAATGCCGGTCCAGATGGGAGGCGTGATCGAAGGCAATGCGCAGGCGGCGGTCGAACAGGGTCTCGCCGAATTCCGGATGGCCGTTTCCGAACGAGTTGAATTGCACGGTGTGACAGGTCTGGCAGGCACCTTCCGGCATCTCGATGAGGCTGGCGTCTACGCCGCTATGTTCACGGTGACAGGTTGCGCACCCGACCGTGGATGTTGGCGTGCCGGTATCTGTGAACAGCCATCCGGACAGTTTGAACTCAAGCGGTTGCCCGGCTCCCTCTTTGGTGTGGCGCTGCAATGCCGCGTCTGTAAGGGCCGCGGTCGTTGCCGGGGGGCGGGAGTGCGCGCGCTCTGCATGTGGGCCGAGTTCGTGGCAGGAGCGGCAGGTGTGGTCTCCGTGCATCTCCTGCGACATTCCGACAGCGGTCATCACCCAGCCTGCGGGGCCTTCGTCGAAACCCTGATGGCAACCAGCGCACCCGCCGACCACACTGTGCTGGAAGGTAAGCGGCCCGGGGGACAACAGGGCTTCCCGGTCGGTGCCGGAAAGCGCGATCATGACCAGACCGATCACGGCGACTACGACCAGCCGCGTTACACGGCGACGCAGTGCGCTGAGACTGCGCACAGGAACACAGGGCGGGCGCTGGACCGAGCAACGACCGTCGGGCGCCGGTCCGGCGTCGCAGGGGCCGCCGGCACTTTGCGGGCGGGTGCAATGCCAGCGGTCTCCCCGGCGGACCGGAGCACAATCGGCCATGCCGCGGCAGGCGCCGCCGGCGTCAGGCCCGTGCGGGCAAGGCTGACCGAGGGCGAGCCGACCGCACCGCCATTGCCGGTCGGGGCGGTCGTAGGAGGACATGCTGCTATTGGTTCCCGTTGTACTCATGACGGTCCCACCTCGAAGGCATGCGCCAGGACCGCATGGACCGCGATAAGGATCAGCAGGCCGTAAGCGAGCGGCACATGCACAAACAGCCAGAGCCTGAGTGCCGACTGCGCGGCGAACTGGTAGTCAAGGTCGTCCTTGATCTCGACCAGTTCCGACAATCGGTTGAGGATTTTGTGTCCACGGGCATCCACATAGCGGTGCAGCGACTGGATCTGTTGCTGCTGCAGGCGCAGATGGCCTTGGTATCCGGTCAGATGGGCGAGCGCGTTGCGCGGGCGCTGGAAATACGCGCTCAGCTCTTTCTGATAGTAGTCGGCGATGGTGACCGATCCGGTGTCGCGGGCAGAGGATATAGCCAGAGCTTGCGCTTCGGCGGCGATTTCCGCGCGCCGGGTGGCGATGCGGTCGTATAGCTCACGTGCACCGTGATCGCGCATGCGCTTCGGCAGAACCCTGCTCAGCCAGATGCCCACCGTTCCGCTGATCGTGACGGCCACGAACGGAATCCAGAGCGCGATCTCAAGTGGGCCGTCCGGCAGACCGGCGCCTGTGTGGGTCAGGAACACCGCAACCGCGCACCAGCCGCCATAGATATGCACTTGCTCCCAGTCCGACGCGCTGCCAAGAGGCAGGACGGGAATACGGCGGCGCAGGTCGAACAGTGCCAGCCCCACGATCAGCCCGAACAGGGTCCAGCCGGTGACGAACCGTATGTCGTGCAGGGTTGTCTCTGCCAGATGGGTAATGGCGACGAGGAGCAAGGTGGCGCCCACGACGAGCGCCGTGTTGCGCGCCCGGCGCCGGGTGAAACGGGTCAGCGATGCAGCCATGCCACCATCTCTCCCGGGTTACTCATGTCGAGGCGCACCAGCGCGTCGTTCGGGCAGGCGCGCTGGCAGGCAGGGCCGCCGAGCTGCCCGGCACAGAGGTCGCACTTGGTCGCCCGGCGGATCGCCGCTCCGGTCTCGCGGTCGGTTATGACGGTACCCGCTTTGTCGGCGATCTCGACCATGACGATGTTGCCGTACGGGCAGCTTCGCGAACAGGTTCCGCAGCCAATGCAAGTATCGTCGTTGATATGAACATCGCCGGAGGACAGGTCCCGGTGGATCGCACCGGTCGGGCAGCCGATCAGGCAAACCGCATCGACGCAGTGCATGCAGGCATTGGCGATCATGACGTCGTCGTGGGACGGGCCCTGGCGCACGAAGCGCGGGTTGCCGTCATGGGTTGCGGCGCAGGCCTTCACACAGTCGTCGCAGCCCGTGCAGCGGTCCAGATCGATTACCATGGACTGGGTGCCGTTGATGATCCGTTCGTCGATCAGGAAGTCGACCAGAGGCTGCTCAATCCCGGTCGCACTCTCGTCGCGTTTCCAGACAGGTGTTGCGCGAATGTCGGTGTCCGCAGCCACCGGCAACAGGTGTTCCGGCATGGTCGGCAGGACATAGCGCTCCATCACCACCGCAGGCACGCGCAGAATGTCCAGATAGCCGATCGCCCTCAGGCTGTTACGCAAGGGGACCGAGCCGTTGCCGCGCCATTGCCGGACAATTTCCTCTAGGCCGAAGACGTCGTTGTTCTTCAGGTATCCGACCGTCCGATTGCCGTGATCGAGATGTTCGGTCACCCTGGCAAAACCGGCGCGGATCATGATCAGATCGTCCGTGAGGCTGCCTTCCTCTGCGATCAGCGGCTCTCCCGCCAGTGATCCGCCGCTCTCGGTGGGCAATTCGCCTGTAGGAAACAGCTCCTGTGTGCCGTGGTTCTCGAAGCGGATCTCCTGGGCGACAAGGGCAATCGTCGCTTCGTCGAGATGGGCGAACAGGGGGCTTTCCGACAAGTGGGCGAGCAGGCTGCGGGTGCGGTGCAGGTGGTCGACCCGCTCACGCAGGTCCGGGTCGCGCGCGCGCAGATCGCGCAAGCCCTGCCAGCGCAGCTCAATCAGTTCGCAGTCCGTATCGGCGAACACAGTTGCCGTGCGTGGCCCGCGCGACAAGGCGGAGATTTCACCGAACATGTCACCATGCTCAAGCGGGGTGACAGAATGCTCCGCGATGACCCGCTCGATATCGGGCAGATAGGCGCGTCCCCGGTTGGCGCGCATATGGACCGCGCGGGCAGATGGTGACAGGGTCCGTGTCTCGATTTCACGCGAATTGCGCCAGAGCTGGGCAAGCGCGTTCCAGAACGGACGACGCGCGCGGCGTGGTGGCCGCCCGATTTCCGGCAGATAGCCGTAGAGCACATTGACCTTGCCGCTCAGGATAACGAAGACCGAGTTACCGTAATCGCCTTCGAGCACGACGATGTCGCCGCGTTGATAGCGGTTTATGCGGGCATCGTTGCGGACGATATCCGGCAGCGACTGGCCCGGTGGAAACCGGTTCGGGTCAAGGTCGCGGAACACCGGTGCCGCGAGTATCCGCTCGACATCCGCCGTCGACAGATCGGGGTCGAACGGATTATCCCAGCGCCGCGGACGGCTGATCGCTGTTGTCTCGGCGGACATCAATGCGGCCCTCAGCGGGCCGGGGTTCCCTTGTAGGCGGATTCCGCCGGCAGATACTTGTCGATCGTGCCAAAGGTGCTGCCGTCATATTTGCCGGCGATTTGCCGGGTGAGGGCGCCGACCTTGTCCGCCACCGCCGAAAGGGCCGCGTCGTTATTGAGCTTGAGACCGGCACTGTTTGCCACTGTCCCCATTTCGGTCAGCTCCGCGATTTTCAGGAAACCGTCAAGTGCGCCGATTGCCTGTCGCGCGGCCTGAGCGCGCTTGGCCATGGACACCGCGTAGCTCGCCTTCTGTGTCGCCTTGCCGACGGCCCGCAGCGCTGTTTCCAGCTCGACCGCACGGCCAACGACGAACATCAGGCGCTTGTCGTTCAGGGACGCCGCCGCATTGCTGGCGCCCTTGGTGTGCCAGGTATTGTGGCGCACCTCGCCCTGGGACCAGGCGACCAGCTCGAACGGGCTGCCAGCCTTGTGGCCGCCCACATTCACCAGCTTTTCTTCGGGCACGACATGGCAGGAGAAGCAGTTCTTGGCCCAACGGTACATGTCCTTCGGGCGGATCATGCCTGCGGCCTCGGATTTTTCCCAGCGCAGGGCAATCTCTTCCGGGGTCTCTTGCCCCTCCTTCTTGCCGCTGAAGCCGCTATGAATAGGCTGCCACGCGCTGGCCGCCCCATGGCAGCTTTCGCAGGAGATACCGGCAACGGGTTCGGGAGTGCCGCCAGCCGTTTCCACCATTGAGAAATGGCAGTCCAGGCAAAGACTCTCCGACTTGATGCGGCGCATGCCCATGCGCTCGGCGATCTCGCTCGCCTCTTTCCTGCGGGTCAATTCCGTGAAGGTGGAAAAGTGATGTGTCCCTTTCCAGATTTCGGTCTCGGTCTTGTGGCACTCGGCGCACTTGGCCGGTCCGATCATCTTGAAATGCTCGTCACTCGTTTGCGCGGATACGGAAGAGACGGAAAGGCCCGCTAGAATGACGAGCAACGCCGCCGCAGCAGCAAGGTAGCGTGAAGCCCACGTGCTCATAATGTTGTCCATGGTTGTGTATCCGTCTTGTTCCATTTTAATCATGCGTCGAGGGTCACCTTGCCGCGCGGCACCGCCATACAGGCGAGGCAGGTGCCCGGTTCCGGCGACACGGCCGGGTCGGCGACGTAATCGACTTCGCCCGCCTTGATGGCGACCACGCAAGTACCGCAATGTCCGGCCCTGCAGCCGCTTTCCAATGCGACACCGTTCTTTTCGGCGAGTTCGAGGATCGTGCCTGCTGAGCCGTCCCAGGCCAGAACCTTGTCGGAGCGGTCGAACCGGATCTCGATACCGGGTTCGGGGGCTGCTACGGGCCGCTCGCTCGGTTGGCGCTGCACGGTGGCCGCTCCGAATGCTTCGATCCGGATGTCGTCCGCCGGTACGCCCCAGTCGCGTAGCTCGCCGGAGACAACTTCCATCATTGGCGCCGGTCCGCACAGATAGAAGGCATAGTTGGATGACGGCAGGTTGGCTTTGAGAACCTCAAGGCTGATACGGCCCTCGTGGTCGTAATCCTTGCCGGGCACGCAGGCCTCGGTCGGATCGCTGTAGCAGTTCACGACATGCAGATTGGGATAAAGCTGCCGCAGGCCCGCGATATGATCCGCAAATGCGTGCTGCGGGCGGTTACGGACACCATAAAACAGCCAGACCTCACGCTCGGTGGGGGCGCTGCATACGCTGTTCAGCATGCTCAGCAGGGGTGTGATGCCGACCCCGCCCGCGATCAGCACAATCGGCTGGTCAGAAGCGGGATCGCAACAGAAAGTCCCGGCGGGCGCGCGTACGTCCAGGATATCGCCTTCGCGCACGACATCGTTCAGATAGCTCGACACTGCTCCGGAAGCGTGTTCCGTGCCTGACGGCGCTTGAACTTTTTTGACGCTGATTCGGTAGCGTTCGTCATTGCCGGGGGCGTCGGACAGGGAGTAGCAGCGCACAAGCGGCTTGGTCTGACCGGGAATGCGAACCTGGAACGTCAGGTACTGGCCCGGCAGATATTGCGGCAGCGGGCGGCCATTGTGGGGGACCAGTTCGAAGGTGTGGATATCGTCGGCCTCACGGATCTTGCGTGCCACCTTGAACTTGCGGAAGCCGCTCCAGGAATTGATCGTCAGATCCCGTTCGGCCTCGGCCCGGCTCAGTGACAGCTCGACACGGCGTTCAAACAGGCTTGCCTCGGCGGCGAAGCTGCGGCGCTCCAGATGTCCGCGCCGCCAGGTGCCGAAC belongs to Nisaea sp. and includes:
- a CDS encoding cyclic nucleotide-binding domain-containing protein; the protein is MSAETTAISRPRRWDNPFDPDLSTADVERILAAPVFRDLDPNRFPPGQSLPDIVRNDARINRYQRGDIVVLEGDYGNSVFVILSGKVNVLYGYLPEIGRPPRRARRPFWNALAQLWRNSREIETRTLSPSARAVHMRANRGRAYLPDIERVIAEHSVTPLEHGDMFGEISALSRGPRTATVFADTDCELIELRWQGLRDLRARDPDLRERVDHLHRTRSLLAHLSESPLFAHLDEATIALVAQEIRFENHGTQELFPTGELPTESGGSLAGEPLIAEEGSLTDDLIMIRAGFARVTEHLDHGNRTVGYLKNNDVFGLEEIVRQWRGNGSVPLRNSLRAIGYLDILRVPAVVMERYVLPTMPEHLLPVAADTDIRATPVWKRDESATGIEQPLVDFLIDERIINGTQSMVIDLDRCTGCDDCVKACAATHDGNPRFVRQGPSHDDVMIANACMHCVDAVCLIGCPTGAIHRDLSSGDVHINDDTCIGCGTCSRSCPYGNIVMVEIADKAGTVITDRETGAAIRRATKCDLCAGQLGGPACQRACPNDALVRLDMSNPGEMVAWLHR
- a CDS encoding cytochrome c family protein, encoding MSTWASRYLAAAAALLVILAGLSVSSVSAQTSDEHFKMIGPAKCAECHKTETEIWKGTHHFSTFTELTRRKEASEIAERMGMRRIKSESLCLDCHFSMVETAGGTPEPVAGISCESCHGAASAWQPIHSGFSGKKEGQETPEEIALRWEKSEAAGMIRPKDMYRWAKNCFSCHVVPEEKLVNVGGHKAGSPFELVAWSQGEVRHNTWHTKGASNAAASLNDKRLMFVVGRAVELETALRAVGKATQKASYAVSMAKRAQAARQAIGALDGFLKIAELTEMGTVANSAGLKLNNDAALSAVADKVGALTRQIAGKYDGSTFGTIDKYLPAESAYKGTPAR
- a CDS encoding 2Fe-2S iron-sulfur cluster-binding protein; the encoded protein is MIETIGYVIVAGTAAEMALSLFGTWRRGHLERRSFAAEASLFERRVELSLSRAEAERDLTINSWSGFRKFKVARKIREADDIHTFELVPHNGRPLPQYLPGQYLTFQVRIPGQTKPLVRCYSLSDAPGNDERYRISVKKVQAPSGTEHASGAVSSYLNDVVREGDILDVRAPAGTFCCDPASDQPIVLIAGGVGITPLLSMLNSVCSAPTEREVWLFYGVRNRPQHAFADHIAGLRQLYPNLHVVNCYSDPTEACVPGKDYDHEGRISLEVLKANLPSSNYAFYLCGPAPMMEVVSGELRDWGVPADDIRIEAFGAATVQRQPSERPVAAPEPGIEIRFDRSDKVLAWDGSAGTILELAEKNGVALESGCRAGHCGTCVVAIKAGEVDYVADPAVSPEPGTCLACMAVPRGKVTLDA